The following are encoded in a window of Paenibacillus polymyxa genomic DNA:
- a CDS encoding glycosyltransferase translates to MKIAIAHDYLIQMGGAERVVEVFHDMYPEAPIFTTVFSDDRLSRNLKDADIRATWLQKVPGVKDNFKGVLPLYPIAIRDFDFRDFDIVLSSSSAFMKSIQVPKHTFHICYCHTPMRFAWDYDTYMARQSKSNLLKNMLKLYMNRLKTWDAKTSRNVDQFVANSSVVKRRILHYYQRDSDVIFPPINTSRFKRATNIGDYYLIVSRLVSYKRIDLAIEAFKRNGLKLRIVGEGPDRKRLEAMAAPNIEFLGRLEDEEVNKLMAECRALVFPGEEDFGITPLEANAAGRPVIAFQGGGVLDTIVPHVNGVFFRKHQVEDVLEAVEKVEQHAWNVDDIITHARKFDEENFKDQLKKYVEQAYVNFLKGG, encoded by the coding sequence ATGAAAATAGCGATAGCGCACGATTACTTAATCCAAATGGGCGGAGCGGAAAGGGTAGTAGAGGTATTCCACGATATGTATCCGGAGGCTCCTATCTTCACAACGGTGTTCAGCGACGACCGCCTGTCGCGTAACTTGAAGGATGCGGATATTAGAGCCACTTGGCTACAAAAAGTCCCAGGAGTGAAGGACAACTTCAAAGGAGTGCTGCCGCTGTATCCCATTGCTATCCGTGATTTTGATTTTAGGGATTTCGACATTGTTTTAAGCTCCAGCAGTGCATTTATGAAAAGCATCCAGGTACCCAAACATACGTTTCACATTTGTTATTGTCACACACCGATGCGGTTTGCCTGGGATTACGATACATATATGGCCCGGCAGTCCAAATCCAACCTGCTCAAAAACATGCTCAAGCTGTACATGAACCGGTTGAAAACATGGGATGCCAAAACTTCTCGCAACGTAGACCAGTTTGTCGCCAACTCTTCGGTTGTAAAACGAAGAATTTTACACTATTACCAAAGGGATTCGGATGTGATTTTCCCACCTATTAATACATCCCGTTTTAAACGCGCTACAAACATCGGTGACTATTACCTGATCGTATCCCGATTGGTGTCCTACAAGCGCATCGATCTCGCGATCGAAGCATTCAAACGTAACGGTCTCAAGCTGCGCATTGTGGGTGAAGGACCGGACCGTAAACGACTCGAAGCTATGGCTGCCCCGAACATTGAGTTCCTCGGCAGGCTTGAGGATGAAGAGGTTAACAAGCTGATGGCAGAATGCCGAGCGCTCGTTTTTCCGGGTGAAGAGGACTTCGGTATTACGCCTTTGGAGGCGAATGCGGCCGGACGGCCTGTCATCGCTTTTCAGGGTGGGGGAGTGCTGGATACGATTGTTCCTCATGTGAACGGCGTGTTTTTCCGCAAGCATCAAGTAGAAGATGTGCTGGAGGCCGTCGAAAAGGTTGAGCAACATGCGTGGAATGTGGACGATATCATTACCCATGCCCGCAAATTTGATGAAGAAAACTTCAAGGATCAATTAAAAAAGTATGTAGAACAAGCCTATGTGAACTTTCTAAAAGGAGGATGA
- a CDS encoding UDP-glucose dehydrogenase family protein translates to MKLAVIGTGYVGLVSGVCFAQKGNEVICVDLEQHKIDMLNRAESPIYEPGIEELIALNLEAGRLEFTSDLADAVRRSDIVILAVGTPSLANGEANLSYIEQAAADVGKAMNGYKIIMTKSTVPVGTNEKIKDVLARHTSLSFDIVSAPEFLREGSAINDTLYPDRIIIGLDNTGLRETMVTLHQVFTDKIYVTDIRSAEMIKYASNAFLATKISFINEIANICEKVGADVTCVADGMGMDKRIGSSFLQAGIGYGGSCFPKDTNALIQIAGNVDYEFKLLKSVVEVNTDQRFMIVSKLRESLGQLNGVSIGIWGLAFKPNTDDIREAPALEIVETLIQAGAIVKLYDPIAMDKFKERVDHPNIMWCSSPQQAAEGSDAVCLLTDWEEFKKVDLVQLASILRKPVLIDGRNVFAEEQIQGSGLEYYSVGRPRMSGWNRDKVEV, encoded by the coding sequence ATGAAGCTGGCTGTAATCGGTACTGGATACGTTGGACTCGTCTCGGGTGTATGTTTTGCGCAAAAAGGTAATGAGGTGATTTGTGTCGATCTGGAGCAGCACAAAATCGACATGTTGAACCGGGCAGAATCTCCGATTTATGAACCGGGTATTGAGGAATTGATCGCGTTGAATCTGGAAGCGGGCCGGTTGGAGTTCACCTCGGATTTGGCCGATGCGGTACGCCGCTCGGATATCGTAATTTTGGCGGTAGGTACACCTTCTCTGGCTAACGGTGAGGCGAATTTGTCGTACATTGAACAGGCGGCCGCTGATGTTGGGAAAGCCATGAACGGGTATAAGATTATTATGACCAAGAGTACTGTACCTGTCGGAACGAACGAAAAGATTAAGGACGTGTTGGCTCGTCACACGAGTTTGTCTTTCGATATCGTCTCCGCGCCGGAGTTCCTGAGAGAAGGCTCAGCCATCAATGATACGCTTTATCCGGATCGCATCATTATTGGTTTGGACAATACAGGATTGCGTGAAACCATGGTCACTCTGCATCAGGTGTTCACGGATAAAATCTATGTGACGGATATCCGTAGTGCTGAAATGATCAAATACGCGTCCAATGCGTTTCTGGCAACTAAAATTTCGTTCATTAACGAAATCGCTAATATTTGCGAAAAGGTTGGCGCCGATGTAACCTGTGTGGCTGACGGTATGGGTATGGACAAACGGATTGGCTCCTCTTTCCTACAAGCAGGGATCGGGTATGGTGGCTCTTGCTTTCCAAAAGACACAAATGCGCTTATCCAAATTGCAGGTAATGTAGACTATGAATTTAAGTTGTTGAAATCGGTGGTCGAGGTGAATACCGACCAGCGCTTTATGATTGTATCCAAGCTGCGCGAATCGCTGGGTCAACTGAACGGTGTGTCCATTGGCATTTGGGGCCTCGCCTTCAAGCCAAATACAGATGACATCCGCGAAGCTCCAGCACTGGAAATCGTAGAAACGCTCATTCAGGCAGGCGCTATTGTCAAACTGTATGATCCCATTGCGATGGATAAATTCAAGGAGCGCGTGGATCACCCGAATATTATGTGGTGCTCATCCCCACAGCAAGCCGCTGAAGGTAGCGACGCTGTGTGCCTGTTGACCGATTGGGAAGAGTTCAAAAAAGTCGATCTCGTACAACTGGCCTCCATTTTGCGCAAGCCGGTTCTCATTGACGGTCGTAACGTATTCGCTGAGGAACAGATCCAAGGCTCCGGGCTGGAATACTACTCCGTGGGTCGTCCGCGGATGAGTGGGTGGAATAGAGATAAAGTGGAAGTTTAA
- a CDS encoding sugar phosphate nucleotidyltransferase, whose product MKLVLLSGGSGKRLWPLSNDSRSKQFLKVLESPEGISESMVQRVWRQLGDNGLSESSFIATGRAQVEMIQSQVGPNTRIIVEPERRDTFPAIALTATYLYSIAGVSPDEIIAILPVDPYVEDAFFASVAQLEHTLQESEGKLALIGVVPSYPSEKYGYIIPKNDATQGSTGYREVSHFQEKPDREQAERLIERNALWNCGVFAFKLSYLLDILASKGLPLNYEEMQKQYASLEKISFDYEVVEKEKDIVVLPYDGFWKDLGTWNTLTEEMSNQQVGRGVVTEDCVNTSLINELDIPVAIIGTNDLIVAASPDGILVTNKAESPRIKEVLKAHDQRPMYEERRWGQYRVVDYVKYDEGNEVLTKRIRVRKGKNISYQLHFKRSEIWTIISGEAEIILNEKLHKVKAGDVVRIPEGTKHSILAVTDVDFIEVQTGSELVEEDIVRFCMDWNEISRHQFIS is encoded by the coding sequence ATGAAGCTCGTACTTTTGTCTGGTGGTTCCGGTAAAAGATTATGGCCTTTGTCCAACGATTCCCGTTCCAAACAATTTTTGAAGGTACTGGAGAGCCCAGAGGGGATTTCGGAATCCATGGTACAGCGGGTATGGAGACAATTGGGAGACAACGGATTATCAGAATCCTCGTTTATTGCGACAGGGAGAGCACAGGTCGAAATGATCCAGAGTCAGGTCGGGCCGAATACGCGCATCATTGTTGAGCCGGAACGCAGAGACACCTTTCCTGCGATTGCGCTGACAGCGACTTATCTATATTCCATTGCTGGTGTTTCCCCTGATGAAATTATAGCTATTTTGCCTGTAGATCCTTATGTTGAGGATGCTTTCTTCGCTTCCGTAGCCCAGCTGGAACATACACTCCAGGAGAGTGAAGGCAAGCTTGCTTTAATCGGGGTTGTCCCTTCCTATCCTTCAGAGAAATATGGTTACATTATTCCGAAAAACGATGCCACCCAAGGTAGCACAGGCTACCGCGAAGTGAGCCATTTTCAAGAGAAACCCGACCGGGAGCAGGCGGAGCGTCTGATTGAACGCAATGCTCTATGGAACTGCGGGGTTTTTGCATTCAAATTAAGTTATTTGCTGGATATCTTGGCATCCAAGGGTTTGCCGCTGAATTATGAAGAAATGCAAAAGCAATACGCATCTCTGGAAAAAATCAGCTTTGACTATGAAGTAGTCGAGAAGGAAAAGGATATCGTAGTTCTTCCGTATGATGGTTTTTGGAAGGATCTGGGCACCTGGAATACGCTCACAGAAGAAATGTCTAATCAACAAGTGGGCAGAGGTGTAGTAACGGAGGATTGCGTCAATACGAGTCTTATTAACGAGTTAGACATTCCTGTGGCGATCATTGGAACGAATGATCTGATTGTAGCCGCTAGCCCGGATGGTATTCTTGTGACCAATAAGGCTGAAAGTCCTCGCATTAAGGAAGTGCTCAAGGCTCATGATCAGCGTCCAATGTATGAAGAACGTCGTTGGGGGCAGTATCGGGTTGTGGATTATGTCAAGTATGACGAGGGTAACGAGGTATTGACCAAACGAATCCGCGTACGGAAAGGCAAAAATATCAGCTATCAGCTTCATTTCAAACGGAGTGAAATTTGGACCATTATTAGCGGTGAAGCGGAAATTATTTTGAATGAGAAGCTGCACAAAGTAAAAGCTGGTGATGTAGTTCGCATTCCTGAAGGAACGAAGCATAGCATTTTGGCTGTGACCGATGTGGATTTTATTGAGGTGCAGACTGGTTCTGAATTGGTTGAAGAGGATATTGTCCGCTTTTGTATGGATTGGAATGAAATTTCCCGTCACCAATTTATCTCATAA
- a CDS encoding glycosyl hydrolase — protein MRFNFIPLYRLIRHVLPVVMLFSLLPVGFGDSLSVANAASLQPVNSDASIQARELYNYLLNISGEKIVTGQHDYLESPDELSNKVQKISQAYVGVHGYEMGAISGQSDATEAAQRKNVVDSAIRWSRSGGIVTMTFHEALPGRPLTWANVQAKVSQTEFNKYVTPGTTQYNLLIADLDKVAVSLKQLRDAGVPVLWRPYHEMNGDWFWWGNKTNFNQLWNIMYDRFTNTHQLNNLLWVWSPNAPNSYTVPYTPKYPGDDKVDILAVDIYNNDFKQSHYEGLLGLARNKPIAIGEHGEMPSSEVLQAQPKWVYSMTWGKMLTENNTTIQIQDYMNDSRSLTRDDVKNGLETIQPPGADIPTLPDEGQSEPIPAPTPPSVPDVVYVNGLQGEYFNNMNLNGSPALIRTDSKLDYNWRAIAADPKVNADQFSVRWTGKIKPQYSETYTFTTISDDGIRVWVDGKLVIDSWFKQSWTERKGSITLEAGKMVDLKVEYYDEKGDAMARLMWESQHEAKAVIPGNALFLP, from the coding sequence GTGAGATTCAATTTTATTCCTCTGTATCGACTGATACGTCATGTACTCCCCGTTGTTATGCTTTTTTCATTGTTGCCCGTCGGTTTTGGTGATTCTCTGTCTGTGGCGAATGCCGCTTCATTACAACCTGTTAATTCGGACGCTTCTATTCAGGCCCGTGAACTATACAATTATTTACTCAACATCTCAGGGGAAAAAATAGTCACCGGTCAGCATGATTATTTGGAAAGTCCGGATGAATTAAGTAACAAGGTCCAAAAAATCAGTCAGGCATATGTTGGTGTACACGGCTATGAGATGGGAGCTATCTCTGGTCAATCTGACGCTACGGAAGCAGCACAACGTAAAAATGTCGTCGATAGTGCTATCCGTTGGAGCAGATCCGGTGGTATTGTGACGATGACTTTTCATGAAGCGCTACCGGGTAGGCCACTGACTTGGGCCAATGTACAGGCGAAAGTAAGTCAGACAGAGTTCAACAAATACGTGACCCCAGGTACTACGCAGTATAACCTCCTCATTGCCGATCTGGATAAGGTCGCTGTTTCGTTAAAGCAGCTTCGTGATGCAGGGGTTCCGGTTTTGTGGAGACCTTACCACGAAATGAATGGTGACTGGTTCTGGTGGGGAAACAAAACTAATTTCAATCAGCTATGGAATATCATGTACGACCGTTTTACAAACACACATCAATTGAACAATCTGCTGTGGGTATGGAGTCCGAATGCGCCCAATTCGTATACTGTTCCGTATACCCCGAAATACCCGGGGGATGACAAAGTGGACATTTTGGCAGTAGACATTTACAACAATGATTTTAAGCAAAGTCATTACGAAGGCTTGCTTGGATTGGCACGGAATAAGCCGATTGCCATTGGGGAGCATGGTGAGATGCCTAGTTCTGAGGTGTTGCAGGCTCAGCCTAAATGGGTATATTCCATGACTTGGGGCAAGATGCTGACCGAGAATAACACAACAATTCAAATTCAGGATTATATGAATGATTCGAGGAGTTTGACGCGGGATGATGTGAAGAATGGATTGGAAACGATTCAACCACCTGGGGCAGATATACCGACCTTACCGGACGAGGGACAAAGTGAGCCTATCCCGGCTCCGACTCCTCCTTCCGTTCCTGATGTGGTATATGTGAACGGGCTGCAGGGCGAATATTTTAACAATATGAATTTGAATGGAAGTCCTGCTTTGATCCGTACAGATAGCAAGCTGGACTACAACTGGCGCGCCATTGCAGCTGATCCAAAGGTGAATGCCGATCAGTTCTCGGTTCGCTGGACGGGTAAAATCAAACCACAATATAGCGAGACCTATACGTTCACAACGATATCCGATGACGGTATTCGTGTATGGGTAGACGGCAAGTTGGTGATTGACAGCTGGTTCAAACAAAGCTGGACGGAGCGTAAAGGCAGTATTACTTTGGAAGCAGGCAAAATGGTAGATTTAAAAGTGGAATACTATGATGAAAAAGGCGACGCAATGGCACGTCTTATGTGGGAAAGTCAGCATGAAGCGAAAGCGGTGATTCCCGGAAACGCTTTGTTTCTTCCTTGA
- a CDS encoding helix-turn-helix domain-containing protein: protein MNYGTRIAELREHKGLKQEELAQSLGITRAALSHYEKNRRKPDFEILTKLADIFGVTIDYLVGRTSHPAAILDSDVREFVDQLELSDEDILQRFNLTIDGRTLSEEEAKRFIAFVRMERMME from the coding sequence ATGAATTATGGCACCCGCATCGCTGAATTACGAGAACATAAGGGATTAAAACAAGAGGAACTAGCGCAATCCCTCGGAATTACGCGGGCAGCTCTTTCTCACTATGAAAAAAATAGGCGCAAGCCAGATTTTGAGATCCTGACCAAGCTCGCTGATATTTTCGGGGTAACGATTGACTACTTGGTGGGACGTACGAGCCATCCGGCAGCGATATTGGATTCAGATGTGAGGGAATTTGTGGACCAGCTTGAACTGTCCGACGAGGATATTCTGCAACGTTTCAACCTGACCATTGACGGACGCACCTTGTCTGAGGAAGAAGCCAAACGTTTTATTGCATTTGTCCGAATGGAACGAATGATGGAATAA
- a CDS encoding YveK family protein → MQLKEYIRLIRKRMWLIGSIVLLVCTVVGIKNVYFTPQIYEATAKLIINQTPRPDRAGVVDYSVVQTNIALTNSYKQIMISSAIMDQVVASFPDLKVTPSALAQKLRVNTAGDSQVMDVTIRDLSYTKAVKTVNAVAKVFKRQIPSIMKMDNVTILSEASLNDPAVPVNSNPAIQIFIAFATSLLLGIGLAFLLEVLDDTFKNEEDIEKELGLPTLSLITKMKKEDKRSDSSTTTPKQVGEGQYAAINQ, encoded by the coding sequence GTGCAGTTGAAAGAGTACATCCGTTTGATCCGTAAAAGAATGTGGTTGATTGGTAGCATCGTACTGCTGGTATGTACTGTAGTGGGCATAAAAAATGTATATTTTACCCCGCAGATTTATGAAGCTACCGCAAAGCTCATTATCAACCAGACGCCACGACCGGATCGTGCAGGTGTCGTTGATTACAGTGTAGTTCAAACGAATATAGCCTTAACGAACTCCTATAAGCAAATTATGATCTCCTCGGCGATTATGGATCAGGTGGTCGCCAGCTTCCCCGACCTTAAGGTCACTCCGTCAGCTTTGGCGCAAAAATTAAGAGTGAACACCGCAGGTGATTCACAGGTCATGGATGTAACAATCCGCGATTTATCGTATACGAAGGCTGTGAAAACCGTCAATGCGGTAGCCAAAGTATTCAAACGGCAAATTCCCTCTATCATGAAAATGGACAATGTCACCATCCTAAGCGAAGCCAGTCTGAATGATCCAGCAGTTCCCGTGAATAGTAATCCCGCTATACAGATATTTATTGCTTTTGCCACCTCTTTATTGTTGGGAATAGGTTTGGCATTTTTGCTGGAGGTACTGGATGATACATTTAAGAATGAAGAGGATATTGAAAAAGAACTCGGTCTGCCTACCCTATCCCTGATTACAAAAATGAAAAAAGAAGATAAACGCTCTGACAGCTCGACTACAACTCCTAAACAGGTAGGTGAAGGGCAATATGCCGCGATTAATCAATAA
- a CDS encoding CpsD/CapB family tyrosine-protein kinase → MPRLINNQLVTSLHAQSSVSEEYRMLRTNIQFSSIDEPIEVMMVASAQAGEGRTVTISNLAVTYAQEGKKVLIMDMDLRRSSLHHMFGLRNHTGLTRVLANQQAWQDVVQETGIDHLHAITAGPNPPNPSEMLSSRRMNALLVELKEHYDVILMDTPPLLSFPDGLIISAMCDGVILVVQAGKVKKDVVKKAKANLERVKARILGVVLNNVKRSNTRAERGMEERNLT, encoded by the coding sequence ATGCCGCGATTAATCAATAATCAGCTCGTTACATCCCTACATGCTCAGTCTTCCGTTTCGGAGGAGTACCGCATGCTTCGTACTAACATCCAGTTTTCTTCTATAGACGAGCCGATTGAGGTTATGATGGTGGCGTCCGCCCAGGCGGGTGAAGGCAGAACGGTCACGATTAGCAATTTGGCTGTAACCTATGCGCAAGAGGGGAAAAAGGTGCTGATTATGGACATGGATCTGCGTCGTTCCTCTTTGCACCATATGTTTGGTTTGCGTAATCATACAGGGCTGACACGGGTGCTTGCCAATCAACAGGCATGGCAGGATGTGGTTCAGGAAACCGGGATTGACCATCTGCATGCAATTACAGCCGGGCCGAACCCGCCCAATCCGTCCGAGATGCTCAGTTCCCGCAGAATGAATGCTCTGCTGGTTGAGCTAAAAGAACATTATGACGTGATCTTAATGGATACGCCGCCGTTGCTGTCCTTTCCGGATGGCTTAATTATAAGCGCTATGTGTGACGGAGTCATTCTGGTGGTGCAGGCAGGGAAGGTCAAAAAGGATGTCGTCAAGAAAGCAAAAGCGAATTTGGAAAGAGTAAAGGCGCGCATTCTGGGTGTCGTACTTAATAATGTGAAGCGTTCGAATACCCGCGCCGAGAGGGGTATGGAGGAACGCAATCTGACATGA
- a CDS encoding sugar transferase has translation MSSSRSNEAEVLGASVDVYSVAHGLERRQGWNVYPFVKRSMDIILSFIGIIVLCPVFLLVILLIKLEDPKGSALFYQVRIGKNERPFRMIKFRSMVSDAEARLSALLVENEIEGAMFKMRDDPRITRVGRFLRRTSIDELPQLFNVLRGQMSLVGPRPPLPREVHNYTVRDKLRLTVTPGCTGLWQISGRNHLSFNQMVELDLEYISRRSFRTDMIIMLKTFRVLLGSKDAY, from the coding sequence GTGTCTTCTTCCCGCTCGAACGAGGCCGAAGTGCTGGGCGCGTCAGTGGATGTATATTCGGTCGCTCATGGGCTTGAACGGCGGCAAGGATGGAACGTATACCCGTTCGTGAAGCGAAGCATGGATATTATATTGTCTTTCATTGGAATCATCGTGTTATGCCCGGTATTTCTGCTTGTCATTTTGCTGATTAAGCTGGAGGACCCAAAAGGCAGTGCGTTATTTTATCAAGTACGTATTGGGAAAAATGAGCGTCCGTTTCGCATGATCAAATTTCGTTCCATGGTGTCTGATGCCGAGGCGAGATTGTCTGCACTGCTGGTGGAAAATGAAATTGAGGGTGCGATGTTCAAAATGCGGGACGATCCCCGAATTACCCGTGTGGGTCGCTTTCTTCGCAGAACGAGCATCGACGAGCTGCCACAACTGTTCAATGTACTGCGTGGGCAGATGAGTCTGGTAGGACCCAGACCCCCGTTGCCAAGAGAAGTCCATAATTACACAGTGAGGGATAAGCTGCGTCTGACGGTTACACCAGGCTGCACCGGTCTATGGCAGATCAGCGGTCGTAATCATCTAAGCTTTAACCAGATGGTAGAACTGGATTTGGAGTACATATCCAGACGCAGTTTCCGCACAGATATGATCATTATGCTGAAAACATTTCGTGTGCTGCTAGGCTCCAAGGATGCGTATTAA
- a CDS encoding GDP-L-fucose synthase family protein, producing MDLHSNIYVAGHNGLVGSAIVRALQNAGYRHIITRTSRELDLRNKEAVDHFFETEPVDYVFLAAAKVGGILANSEYPADFIRDNLLIQTNVIDAAYRANVGKLLFLGSTCIYPKFAPQPLREEYLLTGELEPTNEAYAIAKIAGIKMCQSYNRQYGTRFISVMPTNLYGPGDNFDLQTSHVLPALIRKFHESKLNQSPTVEVWGSGTPRREFLHSDDLAEACLFLMNNYEGNEIVNIGVGEDISIRELAERVKNVVGYEGEITFNTSAPDGTPRKLVDVSRISGLGWSARISLEEGLRSVYQAFQGLDLVEQ from the coding sequence ATGGATCTTCATTCCAACATATATGTAGCAGGGCATAACGGACTGGTGGGTTCCGCTATTGTCCGAGCGCTTCAGAATGCGGGTTACCGTCATATTATTACTCGCACAAGCCGTGAGCTGGATCTACGCAATAAAGAGGCGGTAGATCATTTTTTTGAAACAGAGCCTGTGGATTATGTATTTCTGGCAGCGGCCAAAGTTGGTGGGATTTTGGCGAATAGCGAATATCCGGCTGATTTTATCCGTGACAATCTGCTTATACAAACGAATGTGATTGATGCGGCGTACCGGGCGAATGTAGGCAAGCTGTTATTCCTCGGCTCTACCTGTATCTATCCTAAATTTGCTCCGCAGCCGTTGCGAGAAGAATATCTGCTTACGGGTGAACTGGAGCCTACTAATGAGGCCTATGCGATTGCTAAAATTGCCGGGATTAAAATGTGTCAGTCTTACAACCGTCAGTATGGAACCCGGTTTATTTCTGTGATGCCGACGAATTTATACGGTCCGGGCGACAATTTTGATCTCCAGACCTCTCATGTGCTACCTGCGCTCATCCGCAAGTTTCATGAAAGCAAGCTGAATCAATCTCCGACTGTAGAAGTATGGGGCTCTGGTACGCCGCGCCGAGAATTTCTTCATTCTGATGATTTGGCTGAAGCCTGTCTGTTCCTGATGAACAATTATGAAGGAAATGAAATTGTAAATATCGGCGTAGGTGAGGATATCTCCATTCGTGAGCTGGCTGAACGAGTGAAGAATGTAGTCGGCTATGAGGGAGAAATTACCTTTAACACCTCCGCTCCTGATGGAACGCCGCGTAAGTTGGTAGATGTATCCCGAATTTCCGGGCTGGGCTGGTCGGCGCGTATTTCACTAGAAGAGGGATTAAGGTCTGTGTATCAGGCATTTCAAGGCCTGGATCTGGTTGAACAATAA
- the gmd gene encoding GDP-mannose 4,6-dehydratase, translating into MKKALITGITGQDGSYLAELLLSKDYEVYGVRRRTSTPNFENVAHIQNDIQWLSGDMTDLASLIEAVRQSDPDEVYNLAAQSFVAASWPQPLATGQITALSVTNMLEAVRIAKPEARFYQASSSEMFGKVLETPQTETTPFYPRSPYGVAKVYGHWITVNYRESFDMFACSGILFNHESPRRGLEFVTRKVSDAVARIKLGLQQELHMGNLDSLRDWGFAGDYVKAMWLMLQQDQPDDYVISTGEMHSVRELLQIAFSHVGLNYEDYVVIDPQFVRPAEVDLLLGDCAKAKEKLGWRLEVGFEQLIHMMVDTDLERVKRQAAVEASVVV; encoded by the coding sequence ATGAAAAAAGCGCTGATCACAGGGATTACCGGACAAGACGGGTCCTATCTGGCTGAGTTGCTGCTGTCCAAGGATTATGAGGTATACGGGGTGCGCAGACGAACCAGCACACCGAACTTTGAAAATGTAGCGCATATCCAGAATGACATCCAATGGCTTTCCGGTGATATGACCGATCTGGCTTCATTGATCGAAGCCGTCCGTCAGTCCGACCCAGATGAGGTCTACAACTTGGCTGCTCAATCCTTTGTAGCGGCCTCGTGGCCGCAGCCGTTGGCTACAGGGCAGATTACAGCGCTATCTGTCACCAATATGCTGGAGGCGGTTCGAATTGCCAAGCCGGAAGCGCGCTTTTATCAGGCGTCAAGCAGCGAGATGTTCGGTAAGGTGCTGGAGACACCCCAGACAGAAACGACTCCGTTTTACCCACGTAGTCCCTACGGTGTCGCCAAAGTGTACGGCCATTGGATTACAGTGAACTATCGCGAAAGCTTTGATATGTTTGCGTGCTCTGGCATTCTGTTCAATCACGAATCGCCACGCCGAGGACTGGAATTTGTAACGCGTAAAGTGTCGGATGCGGTAGCTCGTATCAAGCTAGGGTTGCAGCAGGAGCTGCACATGGGAAATTTGGATTCACTGCGAGACTGGGGTTTTGCAGGCGATTATGTAAAGGCGATGTGGCTGATGCTTCAGCAGGATCAACCGGATGATTACGTCATTTCCACAGGAGAAATGCATTCTGTACGCGAACTGCTGCAAATTGCCTTTTCCCATGTAGGTTTAAATTATGAGGATTACGTCGTGATCGATCCTCAATTTGTCCGTCCGGCAGAGGTAGATTTATTGCTCGGCGATTGTGCCAAGGCGAAAGAAAAGCTGGGCTGGCGATTGGAAGTAGGCTTCGAGCAGCTCATTCATATGATGGTGGATACAGACTTGGAGCGGGTAAAAAGGCAGGCTGCAGTTGAAGCTTCTGTTGTCGTGTAA